A window of Thalassophryne amazonica chromosome 21, fThaAma1.1, whole genome shotgun sequence contains these coding sequences:
- the LOC117502604 gene encoding protein CEBPZOS-like, protein MAPKPLQPVAVKLMKAVIFAEVIGVFCAYGLFQKMDSSRDFRKMMNCRFPSILEVYYKSNEWAGIYGIRETDRKAWTAKQV, encoded by the exons ATGGCGCCCAAACCTCTGCAGCCTGTGGCTGTGAAGTTGATGAAGGCTGTGATCTTCGCTGAGGTCATTGGTGTCTTCTGTGCCTACGGACTCTTTCAGAAGATGGACTCAAGTCGAG ATTTCAGGAAAATGATGAACTGCAGATTTCCCAGCATCCTGGAAG TTTACTACAAATCCAACGAGTGGGCGGGGATTTATGGCATTCGAGAAACAGACCGGAAAGCCTGGACCGCTAAACAGGTATAA
- the cebpz gene encoding CCAAT/enhancer-binding protein zeta isoform X2 yields MCPKMAAKNKRQKLKATKETFQAENGDAETEEDENAVEEDEEFRLEEVLRLGGTQADYFLLANLTDSNELVDGGKKGAIDDLEEGELENFITKLGIRAFAGQHVVSDVHAADSGVKESTKSEAKKTSAEQQPKASVTKPAEEKKKARKDQKKKAKQNSSVFEFQPRQVLLIKPGGKWYELEYTTEWTSTPQEAALVSQYKVLAQRLFEADVELYKTKKNLQKGANSAWMKTVVSTGVLADRMAAMTVLIQDAPVHALEHVEVLVSMVKKKGSRRMGLMALDTLRELLLSNLLPEDRKLRTFEQHPFDQLEEKASGNCDARDRRLILWYFEHLLKHHVAEFVTALHEVAHDSVTATKAKALATAHELLCSRPEQERALLVQVVDKLGDPEYKTAAKASYLLETLLHKHPNMKVVVCSEVERLMFRANVSAKAQYYSVCFLNQVVLSHSEAELASRLIAIYFSFFRVCIKKKDIESKMLSGLLSGVNKAYPYASAGDEKVKEQLDTLFKVVHLAKFNTAVQALMLLFQVMDSQQSVSDRYYVALYRMLLDPGLFSSSRQNMFLNLLYKSMKVDVVPRRVKAFVKRLLQVSIMQNPSFACGALFLVSEVMKTKPGLKILLKEDWDGEEKFTDLAEDDDDDEEHFVDADKMEEEGSSGAAEIKPAASWVHHLNLEGGKNIKSYDPLHRNPLYCGADCSTLWELQRLSLHFHPSVSLFAKTVLQGGFIQYSGDPLQDFTLIRFLDRFVFRNPKQHKGKQQGALQSQPRLAVVHVNTDEFLSKEESQVPVDEIFFYRYFKKRQQEKQFRRPQGDGDDESVEDVDDEEFEKILDSYEGDSYFTQLEKDLDFAGNMKSKKDSKGVEASDSDVDDSEVDNLDDEELSLGSMEEEDFGDEVEEEGGMFMDPDGEADSQTEAGMSHVGPRVKKRKSSNEPDFSGSLGSKQKKTKKDSAVFASAEEFGSMLDENAGSKFDNIGLSAMANMDRAGLKQLKWEAQRDDWIHGRDAKTLRRRKAVFNKRKTFGRAKTGSRTFRKKK; encoded by the exons GCAGATTACTTTCTGCTGGCCAACCTGACCGACTCAAACGAGCTTGTCGATGGTGGGAAGAAAGGAGCCATCGACGACCTGGAGGAGGGAGAGCTGGAAAACTTCATCACCAAACTGGGCATCCGAGCGTTTGCTGGACAGCATGTCGTCTCTGACGTGCACGCTGCAGACTCGGGCGTTAAAGAAAGTACAAAGAGCGAAGCCAAGAAAACGTCAGCTGAACAGCAGCCAAAAGCTTCCGTGACAAAGCCAGCGGAAGAGAAAAAGAAAGCCAGGAAAGACCAGAAGAAGAAGGCAAAACAGAACAGCAGCGTGTTTGAGTTCCAGCCCAGACAGGTGCTGCTGATTAAACCTGGAGGGAAATGGTACGAGCTGGAATACACCACAGAGTGGACGTCTACACCGCAGGAGGCTGCCCTGGTGTCCCAGTACAAGGTGCTGGCCCAGCGGCTGTTTGAGGCCGACGTTGAGCTCTACAAGACCAAGAAGAACCTGCAGAAAGGCGCCAACTCAGCCTGGATGAAGACTGTGGTCAGCACTGGTGTGCTGGCTGATAGAATGGCAGCCATGACTGTTCTGATCCAGGATGCTCCCGTGCATGCCCTGGAGCACGTGGAAGTCCTTGTGTCCATGGTGAAAAAGAAGGGTAGCCGGCGGATGGGTCTGATGGCATTGGACACGCTACGAGAGCTGCTGCTGTCCAACCTGCTGCCCGAGGACAGGAAGCTGCGTACTTTTGAGCAGCACCCGTTTGATCAGCTGGAGGAGAAGGCCAGCGGGAACTGTGACGCCCGCGACCGTCGCCTCATCCTCTGGTACTTCGAGCATCTGCTGAAACACCACGTAGCCGAGTTTGTGACAGCTTTACACGAGGTTGCTCATGACTCTGTGACCGCTACCAAGGCAAAAGCGTTAGCCACCGCCCACGAGCTGCTGTGCAGCCGGCCCGAACAGGAGAGGGCGCTGCTCGTCCAGGTCGTCGACAAGCTCGGCGACCCTGAATACAAGACCGCAGCCAAAGCCTCGTACCTGCTGGAGACACTCTTACACAAACACCCTAACATGAAGGTGGTGGTGTGCAGTGAGGTGGAGCGGCTGATGTTTCGTGCCAACGTCAGCGCTAAGGCGCAGTACTACAGCGTGTGTTTCCTCAACCAGGTGGTGCTGAGCCACTCTGAGGCTGAGCTTGCCAGCAGACTCATCGCCATCTACTTCTCGTTTTTCCGAGTCTGCATCAAGAAGAAGGACATTGAGTCCAAGATGCTGAGCGGGCTGCTGTCGGGCGTGAACAAAGCGTATCCCTACGCCAGCGCGGGAGACGAGAAGGTGAAGGAGCAGCTGGACACCTTGTTCAAAGTGGTTCATCTGGCCAAGTTCAACACGGCGGTACAGGCGCTCATGctgctgtttcaggtgatggacTCTCAGCAGAGTGTCTCTGATCGCTACTACGTCGCCCTCTACAG AATGCTGCTGGACCCAggcttgttctcatcctccaggcAGAACATGTTCCTCAACCTGCTCTACAAATCCATGAAGGTCGATGTTGTGCCGCGGCGAGTCAAAGCGTTTGTAAAgcggctgctgcaggtcagcatCATGCAGAATCCCAGCTTCGCCTGCGGGGCACTTTTCCTGGTGTCAGAGGTCATGAAGACTAAACCGGGCCTCAAGATCCTGCTGAAAGAAGATTGG GACGGTGAAGAGAAGTTCACGGACCTCGCTGAAGATGATGACGACGATGAAGAGCATTTTGTGGATGCTGACAAGATGGAGGAAGAAGGGAGTTCAGGAGCTGCAGAGATCAAACCAGCTGCATCATGGGTACATCACCTGAATCTGGAAG GTGGGAAAAACATTAAGAGCTACGACCCGCTGCACAGAAACCCGCTATACTGTGGTGCAGACTGTTCCACCTTATGGGAGCTACAGCGG cttTCTCTGCATTTCCACCCGTCTGTGTCTCTGTTTGCCAAAACAGTCCTGCAG GGAGGATTCATCCAGTACTCTGGAGACCCTCTGCAGGACTTCACCCTCATCAGGTTCCTGGACCGCTTCGTCTTCAGAAACCCCAAGCAGCACAAAGGAAAAC AACAGGGGGCGCTGCAGTCCCAACCGAGGCTGGCGGTCGTGCACG TCAATACTGATGAGTTTCTGTCAAAAGAAGAAAGTCAGGTTCCTGTGGATGAAATCTTCTTCTATCG GTACTTTAAAAAACGGCAGCAGGAGAAACAGTTTCGGCGTCCACAAGGAGACGGTGATGACGAGAGCGTGGAGGATGTGGACGATGAGGAGTTTGAGAAGATACTCG ATTCCTATGAGGGAGACTCTTATTTCACCCAGCTGGAGAAAGATCTGGACTTTGCAGG TAATATGAAGAGTAAAAAAGACTCTAAAGGCGTTGAGGCCTCGGACTCTGACGTGGACGACTCTGAGGTGGACAACCTGGACGATGAGGAGCTTTCTCTGGGCAGCATGGAGGAAGAGGACTTTGGAGATGAAGTGGAGGAGGAAGGGGGGATGTTCATGGATCCTGATGGAGAAGCAG ACTCGCAGACTGAggcgggcatgtcacatgtcGGTCCTCGTGTCAAGAAGAGAAAATCCTCAAATGAACCGGATTTCTCTGGATCTTTAG GCTCCAAACAGAAGAAGACAAAGAAAGATTCAGCTGTGTTTGCATCTGCTGAAGAG TTTGGCTCCATGTTGGATGAGAACGCCGGCTCCAAGTTCGACAACATTGGGCTGAGCGCCATGGCCAACATGGACAGAGCAG GTCTGAAGCAGCTGAAGTGGGAGGCTCAACGAGACGACTGGATCCACGGGCGAGACGCCAAGACGCTGCGTAGGAGAAAAGCCGTTTTCAATAAGAGGAAGACGTTTGGCCGAGCAAAGACAGGCAGCAGGACATTCAGGAAGAAGAAGTAG
- the cebpz gene encoding CCAAT/enhancer-binding protein zeta isoform X1, whose amino-acid sequence MCPKMAAKNKRQKLKATKETFQAENGDAETEEDENAVEEDEEFRLEEVLRLGGTQADYFLLANLTDSNELVDGGKKGAIDDLEEGELENFITKLGIRAFAGQHVVSDVHAADSGVKESTKSEAKKTSAEQQPKASVTKPAEEKKKARKDQKKKAKQNSSVFEFQPRQVLLIKPGGKWYELEYTTEWTSTPQEAALVSQYKVLAQRLFEADVELYKTKKNLQKGANSAWMKTVVSTGVLADRMAAMTVLIQDAPVHALEHVEVLVSMVKKKGSRRMGLMALDTLRELLLSNLLPEDRKLRTFEQHPFDQLEEKASGNCDARDRRLILWYFEHLLKHHVAEFVTALHEVAHDSVTATKAKALATAHELLCSRPEQERALLVQVVDKLGDPEYKTAAKASYLLETLLHKHPNMKVVVCSEVERLMFRANVSAKAQYYSVCFLNQVVLSHSEAELASRLIAIYFSFFRVCIKKKDIESKMLSGLLSGVNKAYPYASAGDEKVKEQLDTLFKVVHLAKFNTAVQALMLLFQVMDSQQSVSDRYYVALYRMLLDPGLFSSSRQNMFLNLLYKSMKVDVVPRRVKAFVKRLLQVSIMQNPSFACGALFLVSEVMKTKPGLKILLKEDWDGEEKFTDLAEDDDDDEEHFVDADKMEEEGSSGAAEIKPAASWVHHLNLEGGKNIKSYDPLHRNPLYCGADCSTLWELQRLSLHFHPSVSLFAKTVLQGGFIQYSGDPLQDFTLIRFLDRFVFRNPKQHKGKQQGALQSQPRLAVVHVSVNTDEFLSKEESQVPVDEIFFYRYFKKRQQEKQFRRPQGDGDDESVEDVDDEEFEKILDSYEGDSYFTQLEKDLDFAGNMKSKKDSKGVEASDSDVDDSEVDNLDDEELSLGSMEEEDFGDEVEEEGGMFMDPDGEADSQTEAGMSHVGPRVKKRKSSNEPDFSGSLGSKQKKTKKDSAVFASAEEFGSMLDENAGSKFDNIGLSAMANMDRAGLKQLKWEAQRDDWIHGRDAKTLRRRKAVFNKRKTFGRAKTGSRTFRKKK is encoded by the exons GCAGATTACTTTCTGCTGGCCAACCTGACCGACTCAAACGAGCTTGTCGATGGTGGGAAGAAAGGAGCCATCGACGACCTGGAGGAGGGAGAGCTGGAAAACTTCATCACCAAACTGGGCATCCGAGCGTTTGCTGGACAGCATGTCGTCTCTGACGTGCACGCTGCAGACTCGGGCGTTAAAGAAAGTACAAAGAGCGAAGCCAAGAAAACGTCAGCTGAACAGCAGCCAAAAGCTTCCGTGACAAAGCCAGCGGAAGAGAAAAAGAAAGCCAGGAAAGACCAGAAGAAGAAGGCAAAACAGAACAGCAGCGTGTTTGAGTTCCAGCCCAGACAGGTGCTGCTGATTAAACCTGGAGGGAAATGGTACGAGCTGGAATACACCACAGAGTGGACGTCTACACCGCAGGAGGCTGCCCTGGTGTCCCAGTACAAGGTGCTGGCCCAGCGGCTGTTTGAGGCCGACGTTGAGCTCTACAAGACCAAGAAGAACCTGCAGAAAGGCGCCAACTCAGCCTGGATGAAGACTGTGGTCAGCACTGGTGTGCTGGCTGATAGAATGGCAGCCATGACTGTTCTGATCCAGGATGCTCCCGTGCATGCCCTGGAGCACGTGGAAGTCCTTGTGTCCATGGTGAAAAAGAAGGGTAGCCGGCGGATGGGTCTGATGGCATTGGACACGCTACGAGAGCTGCTGCTGTCCAACCTGCTGCCCGAGGACAGGAAGCTGCGTACTTTTGAGCAGCACCCGTTTGATCAGCTGGAGGAGAAGGCCAGCGGGAACTGTGACGCCCGCGACCGTCGCCTCATCCTCTGGTACTTCGAGCATCTGCTGAAACACCACGTAGCCGAGTTTGTGACAGCTTTACACGAGGTTGCTCATGACTCTGTGACCGCTACCAAGGCAAAAGCGTTAGCCACCGCCCACGAGCTGCTGTGCAGCCGGCCCGAACAGGAGAGGGCGCTGCTCGTCCAGGTCGTCGACAAGCTCGGCGACCCTGAATACAAGACCGCAGCCAAAGCCTCGTACCTGCTGGAGACACTCTTACACAAACACCCTAACATGAAGGTGGTGGTGTGCAGTGAGGTGGAGCGGCTGATGTTTCGTGCCAACGTCAGCGCTAAGGCGCAGTACTACAGCGTGTGTTTCCTCAACCAGGTGGTGCTGAGCCACTCTGAGGCTGAGCTTGCCAGCAGACTCATCGCCATCTACTTCTCGTTTTTCCGAGTCTGCATCAAGAAGAAGGACATTGAGTCCAAGATGCTGAGCGGGCTGCTGTCGGGCGTGAACAAAGCGTATCCCTACGCCAGCGCGGGAGACGAGAAGGTGAAGGAGCAGCTGGACACCTTGTTCAAAGTGGTTCATCTGGCCAAGTTCAACACGGCGGTACAGGCGCTCATGctgctgtttcaggtgatggacTCTCAGCAGAGTGTCTCTGATCGCTACTACGTCGCCCTCTACAG AATGCTGCTGGACCCAggcttgttctcatcctccaggcAGAACATGTTCCTCAACCTGCTCTACAAATCCATGAAGGTCGATGTTGTGCCGCGGCGAGTCAAAGCGTTTGTAAAgcggctgctgcaggtcagcatCATGCAGAATCCCAGCTTCGCCTGCGGGGCACTTTTCCTGGTGTCAGAGGTCATGAAGACTAAACCGGGCCTCAAGATCCTGCTGAAAGAAGATTGG GACGGTGAAGAGAAGTTCACGGACCTCGCTGAAGATGATGACGACGATGAAGAGCATTTTGTGGATGCTGACAAGATGGAGGAAGAAGGGAGTTCAGGAGCTGCAGAGATCAAACCAGCTGCATCATGGGTACATCACCTGAATCTGGAAG GTGGGAAAAACATTAAGAGCTACGACCCGCTGCACAGAAACCCGCTATACTGTGGTGCAGACTGTTCCACCTTATGGGAGCTACAGCGG cttTCTCTGCATTTCCACCCGTCTGTGTCTCTGTTTGCCAAAACAGTCCTGCAG GGAGGATTCATCCAGTACTCTGGAGACCCTCTGCAGGACTTCACCCTCATCAGGTTCCTGGACCGCTTCGTCTTCAGAAACCCCAAGCAGCACAAAGGAAAAC AACAGGGGGCGCTGCAGTCCCAACCGAGGCTGGCGGTCGTGCACG TTTCAGTCAATACTGATGAGTTTCTGTCAAAAGAAGAAAGTCAGGTTCCTGTGGATGAAATCTTCTTCTATCG GTACTTTAAAAAACGGCAGCAGGAGAAACAGTTTCGGCGTCCACAAGGAGACGGTGATGACGAGAGCGTGGAGGATGTGGACGATGAGGAGTTTGAGAAGATACTCG ATTCCTATGAGGGAGACTCTTATTTCACCCAGCTGGAGAAAGATCTGGACTTTGCAGG TAATATGAAGAGTAAAAAAGACTCTAAAGGCGTTGAGGCCTCGGACTCTGACGTGGACGACTCTGAGGTGGACAACCTGGACGATGAGGAGCTTTCTCTGGGCAGCATGGAGGAAGAGGACTTTGGAGATGAAGTGGAGGAGGAAGGGGGGATGTTCATGGATCCTGATGGAGAAGCAG ACTCGCAGACTGAggcgggcatgtcacatgtcGGTCCTCGTGTCAAGAAGAGAAAATCCTCAAATGAACCGGATTTCTCTGGATCTTTAG GCTCCAAACAGAAGAAGACAAAGAAAGATTCAGCTGTGTTTGCATCTGCTGAAGAG TTTGGCTCCATGTTGGATGAGAACGCCGGCTCCAAGTTCGACAACATTGGGCTGAGCGCCATGGCCAACATGGACAGAGCAG GTCTGAAGCAGCTGAAGTGGGAGGCTCAACGAGACGACTGGATCCACGGGCGAGACGCCAAGACGCTGCGTAGGAGAAAAGCCGTTTTCAATAAGAGGAAGACGTTTGGCCGAGCAAAGACAGGCAGCAGGACATTCAGGAAGAAGAAGTAG